The segment TCGTTGCTGTGCCCGAGGTGATACAGAACGTCTCCACCGCCGCGGTTTGAATCCGGGTCGGGGTCATCAAAGCCCCAGAAAATGTTCTCTGAGCGTTTGCCCATGATGTTGGCAAGGACGTTCAGCCTTCCGCGGTGAGCCATGCCCAGAACGACTTCATTGACGTCATGTTCGCCGGCTTTCTCCAACGCCAGATCGAGTAGCGGGATCAGCGTTTCGGCACCTTCAAGCGAAAACGTTTTCGCACCAATGTACTTTCGTCGCACGAACTCTTCAAAGATCACGGCATCGGTAAGCTTGGTCAGAATCCGGATTTGCATCTTCCGATCAAGGTTGATCCGATTCTGGCTGCTTTCCATTCGCGACTGGAGCCAGTACCGCACATCGTGATCATCGATGTGCATGAATTGTGCTCCGATCGAGCGACAATATGTGTTCCGCAAGAGCTGAACGATTTCCTCAAGCGTCTGGAAGTTCTGTCCTCCGACAGTTCGCGCCGAAAACTTTTGCTCAAGGATGCCCGCATGAAGCCCGTAGGATTCCGGATTCAGCTCGCTGTTAGTCTTCCGCGGCATCCCGAGCGGATCGATCTTTGCTTCGAGATGGCCGCGGACCCGAAAGCCGCGCACAAGTTGATCAACTCGATCCTGAAGCTGAGCCACCGATTGGCTGTGCGCCGATTCCGTGCTGGTTGAACCATCCAAGGTTCCAGGCGTTGTCGGCGGAGCGACCACCGCGCCCGGTGCGCCAGCCCCACTTTCGGATTCCGGGGAGAAGTCCCTGAAATACTGTTGCCATTCTGCGGGCAGAGAAGCAGGGTCTTTTTGATAGTCCTCATACAGGCTATCAACGTACGCTCGACTGAAGACGTTCATTTTCAATGATCCGCCGCTGGCGATCGACTTCCGGCGTCGGCAATTTCGGGATTATGTTCAATCAGGAGAGTGACTTTTCCTATCCAAACCTGAAACGACAGGTCCCGACTTGGCCACGCCGTAAAATCTATCTAATGTGCCCGAGAGCGGCTATGCGCATCGACGTAAAATTTCGGGAAACCAAAAAGATTTTTAGGGCGTTTTAAATTCTGAGAAAGTCGATCTCGCCCAGCTTCGCATCGATCGCACATCAATGCACGAGTCGCAAAAAGAGACGTCATCGAGCACTTGAACGCTCTGTCGCCACGACAAATAAGGCCGACCCTCGCGGTCATTCGACGCTGTCAGCGCCGCCGATGGACTTTCAGCTGAAAACCTGGCCGTCCGTTGGACACTCTATTCGCCGCTCAGCTAAACAGCTCCAAAACCGGTTCGCCTTTGTCGGCAAACGTAAACGGTCGAAGGCTCGGCGACATGGTTTTCTTCTTCAGATCGATGCCCATGGCATATCCGATCGTCGCATTGAAGTCCGGCACCGTGACCGGATTGTCGATCACTTCTCGGCCTTCCTCATCCGTCAGTCCAAAGCGAATTCCGCCCTGGATCCCGCCGCCGGCGAGCAAGCATGAGAAAGCCTGTGGATAGTGGTTTCGCCCAAGATTGCGATCCATTTGAATGGTCGGTGTTCGCCCAAACTCGGTGGCCAGAACGACAAGCGTCGAGTCCAGCAGTCCGCGACTGGAAAGGTCTTCCAGCAGAGCAGAAAGTGCCTGGTCGAGAACCGCTCCTTTGTCTTTTACGCGTTCGAAGTTGTCTCCGTGAGTGTCCCAGCCATTGTTGTCGACTTCGATAAACCGGACTCCCGACTCGACCATCCGCCTGGCCAGCAAACAGCCCTGGCCGAACGGATTGCGGCCGTATCGATCACGAACGCTTTCGTCTTCCTTGGTCAAATCGAACGTTTCCAGATCTTTGCTCTTCATCAACGAAACGGCTTCGTCATACATTGACGCAAAGGCTCGCGATTCTTTTGTGTCGTAAGACTTCGTAAACGAAGCGTTCATCTTCTCCAGCCGCGACATGCGTTTTCGGAATCGTGCCGCGTCAACGCCTTTGGGCAGAGAGCTGTTTTGCAGACCGGCTTCCGGGTCGCCGATCGGCAACGCAGCAAATTTCGATTCGAGAAACCCGCCGCCAAGCCCGGAGCTGTTACGTCCGACTTTGACGTTCGCAGGAAGGCCCTTGTTCATCTTTCCCAAATGAAACGCAGACCAGGCTCCCATGTCCGGATGCCGAACGGTGCCTCGCAGCGTATAGCCCGTGTGCATGAAGTATCGCCCCTGTTCGTGAGCTCCCTGAGTCGAGTTCAACGAATTGACGACCGCGACGTGGTGCATCTGTTTCGCCATCAACGGCAAGAACTCGCTGACTTGAACGTCGTCAGCCGTCGTGTCCAAAGATTCAACCGGTCCCTGAGTTTCCGCCCCGGGCTTGGTGTCGAACGTGTCGAGATGACTCATCCCGCCGCTCATGTACAGATAGATGACCGATTTCGCGCGTCCCGGTTTCGGATCCGCTTTCAATGAACTCGGATTGAGAACCGTGCTGCCGCTCGCGAATTTCGGTTTGGCGAAACCAAGAACGCCCAGCCCAAGGACTGATTTTGCGACGCCGCTGACAAAGCTTCTACGGCTTTGCGGATCCATTTTTCGAGCGAGATTTTTCATGGTTGGCCAGGCAAATAACGAAAGTCAGAAATCAAATGTCATTGAGTCTTGAATGCGCCGCCACCGGGGAAGTGGGTGCCTCGCGAGGGCTTCCGGTGACGGCAACAATCAAAACGTTTCAGTGGTCGGTCGTCGATCAGACCGATGAGCATTTCTCAAGCAAATCTAGCGAACGAAAATAAACTCGTTCGAATTAATCAATGTCCAAACCAGATCCGTATAGGCGGTTTTGGAATCCTCCCGGAAGTCTTTTCGCCAAACCCGTTTCTCTGACGACGTCGGCATCCGGCTAAGCATCGTCAGGTAGACGGCTTCGATCGCTTCGTTTTCGTTGTCCGCGTAGAGCACGTTTCTGGTCATCACCGAGTTTTGGTCTTTGCCAATGGTGCTGTCCACGAACCCGTTCATCAAACGCAATACCTGAGTCACCGCTGGATCGGTGTTGGCGTTTTCGATCGTTTCGCGATCCGATTGACCGAACTCTCGCAACAGATGCTTGGCCGGAGCAGGCGATTGCATTTCCGAGGCGCGAAGATACTTTTGGGTTCTGGATCGTGCTTTCGAAACCAGTTCCGCTCGCATGATCATCAGCTCACGCATCTTTTCGCGGTCCTTGGCTCGACGAGCATTGTTGATCTGCTTGTTCATCTTGCCCATGACACGATTGAGCTCCCGACGTTCCTGCTTCGCCATCTTCTGCGATTCACTACGCATCGATTTCTGCATCATCTCTTTGGAAGACTTGCCATTGATCATCA is part of the Mariniblastus fucicola genome and harbors:
- a CDS encoding DUF1501 domain-containing protein, with the translated sequence MKNLARKMDPQSRRSFVSGVAKSVLGLGVLGFAKPKFASGSTVLNPSSLKADPKPGRAKSVIYLYMSGGMSHLDTFDTKPGAETQGPVESLDTTADDVQVSEFLPLMAKQMHHVAVVNSLNSTQGAHEQGRYFMHTGYTLRGTVRHPDMGAWSAFHLGKMNKGLPANVKVGRNSSGLGGGFLESKFAALPIGDPEAGLQNSSLPKGVDAARFRKRMSRLEKMNASFTKSYDTKESRAFASMYDEAVSLMKSKDLETFDLTKEDESVRDRYGRNPFGQGCLLARRMVESGVRFIEVDNNGWDTHGDNFERVKDKGAVLDQALSALLEDLSSRGLLDSTLVVLATEFGRTPTIQMDRNLGRNHYPQAFSCLLAGGGIQGGIRFGLTDEEGREVIDNPVTVPDFNATIGYAMGIDLKKKTMSPSLRPFTFADKGEPVLELFS